The following are from one region of the Desulfonatronum thiosulfatophilum genome:
- the glpX gene encoding class II fructose-bisphosphatase: MSQETPQRNLALDLVRVTEAAALASSRWLGKGDKEHGDFAAVEAMRLSFSAIDIKGTVVIGEGEKDEAPMLYNGEKLGTGNGPEVDVAVDPVEGTRLLAFGRPNAIAVVALAPRGTMYNPGPAFYMKKMTVPSEAKYQVDIKAPVAENLRRVAKALGKSVDDMVVFVLDKPRHAGLIREIREAGARIQLHTDGDVAGALMAITPGGEVDMMIGTGGTPEGILAAVAIRIMGGEMQCMLDPQSDAERESVQQAGYSLERVLTVDDLVKSDDVFFAATGISGGTFLKGVEFTGKGAVTHSMVMRGKTGTFRLIEAQHSFSKLMRISAIEYGTKNERA; encoded by the coding sequence ATGTCCCAGGAAACCCCGCAACGCAACCTTGCTCTCGACCTTGTTCGTGTAACCGAAGCCGCGGCTCTGGCCTCTTCCAGATGGCTGGGCAAAGGCGACAAAGAACACGGCGATTTCGCGGCCGTGGAGGCCATGCGTCTCAGTTTCAGCGCCATTGACATCAAGGGCACCGTGGTCATCGGAGAAGGCGAAAAAGATGAGGCGCCGATGCTCTATAACGGCGAAAAGTTGGGCACGGGCAACGGTCCGGAGGTGGACGTCGCGGTTGACCCGGTGGAAGGAACGCGGCTGCTGGCCTTTGGCCGGCCCAACGCCATTGCCGTGGTTGCGCTGGCCCCGCGGGGAACCATGTACAACCCCGGTCCCGCGTTTTACATGAAAAAGATGACCGTGCCCTCTGAGGCGAAATACCAGGTGGACATCAAGGCGCCGGTGGCCGAGAATCTGCGCCGTGTTGCCAAGGCCCTGGGCAAGTCCGTGGACGACATGGTGGTCTTTGTCCTTGACAAGCCGCGTCATGCCGGCTTGATCAGGGAAATCCGCGAAGCCGGTGCGCGCATCCAACTGCATACGGATGGCGACGTGGCCGGGGCGTTGATGGCCATTACCCCGGGCGGCGAAGTGGACATGATGATCGGAACCGGGGGCACTCCCGAAGGCATCCTGGCCGCCGTGGCGATCCGGATCATGGGCGGAGAAATGCAGTGCATGCTCGATCCGCAGTCCGACGCTGAACGCGAAAGCGTGCAACAAGCCGGATACAGCCTCGAGCGGGTCCTGACCGTGGATGATCTGGTTAAAAGCGACGACGTCTTTTTTGCCGCAACCGGCATCTCCGGCGGGACGTTTCTCAAGGGCGTGGAATTCACCGGCAAGGGAGCCGTGACCCATTCCATGGTCATGCGCGGCAAGACGGGCACGTTCCGGCTGATCGAGGCGCAGCATTCCTTCTCCAAGTTGATGCGCATCAGCGCCATTGAGTACGGCACGAAAAACGAACGCGCCTGA
- the tkt gene encoding transketolase, whose translation MSQRRKLANAVRALSMDAIQKAQSGHPGAPLGMADIAEVLWNDFLRHNPANPQWADRDRFVLSNGHGSILLYALLHLSGYDLTIEDIKNFRQLGSKTPGHPERGITPGVETTTGPLGQGLGNAVGMAVAERVLAAHFNRDDFDIVNHFTYVFLGDGCLMEGISHEVCSLAGTLGLGKLTAFYDDNQISIDGNVGGWFADDTPARFEAYGWHVVRNVDGHDGEAVRRAILEAKAENDRPSLICCKTVIGFGAPNVCGTEHCHGSPLGDAEIAATRKNLDWPHAPFEIPEQIKTGWDARERGMELEKAWSAKFREYSAAYPELAAEFTRRMAGELPDGFMQTTQEFVRTTAAAGEKLATRKASQKAIEYFTPVLPELLGGSADLAASNLTKWSGAKPLAKTVWNGDYVYYGVREFGMAAIMNGIAAHGGFIPFGGTFLVFSDYSRNALRMAAMMELRTIHVLTHDSIGVGEDGPTHQPIEHTASLRLIPNLRVWRPCDAVETSSAWAEALQRHDGPTALILSRQNLTHQERDEQAMANIRRGGYVLKDCEGLPEAIIMASGSEVDVAVEAAKLLSAKGLKVRVVSMPCIELFDAQDQEYQQSVLPRDVGVRLAVEAGVPESWRHLVGQDGDVLGMRRFGESAPGNQLFAHFNFTPEAAAQRLEQLLER comes from the coding sequence ATGTCTCAGCGTAGAAAGTTGGCCAATGCCGTTCGTGCATTGAGCATGGACGCCATTCAGAAAGCCCAGTCCGGGCACCCGGGAGCCCCTCTGGGCATGGCCGATATTGCCGAGGTTTTGTGGAACGATTTTCTGCGCCACAACCCGGCCAACCCGCAATGGGCCGATCGGGACCGCTTCGTGCTGTCCAACGGGCACGGCTCGATTCTGCTGTACGCCCTGCTGCATCTGTCCGGCTACGACCTGACCATCGAGGACATCAAGAACTTTCGGCAACTGGGATCGAAGACACCCGGACACCCGGAACGCGGTATCACTCCCGGCGTGGAGACCACCACCGGCCCGCTGGGTCAGGGGCTGGGCAACGCCGTGGGCATGGCCGTGGCCGAACGGGTTCTCGCTGCACACTTCAATAGAGACGATTTCGACATTGTGAACCACTTTACCTATGTCTTCCTCGGAGACGGCTGTCTGATGGAAGGTATTTCCCATGAGGTCTGCTCCCTTGCCGGAACATTGGGCTTGGGCAAACTGACGGCGTTTTACGACGACAATCAGATTTCCATTGACGGCAATGTCGGCGGCTGGTTCGCGGACGACACCCCGGCCAGATTCGAGGCCTACGGCTGGCATGTCGTGCGCAACGTGGACGGGCATGACGGCGAAGCCGTCCGGCGGGCTATTCTCGAAGCCAAGGCCGAGAACGATCGCCCCTCCCTGATCTGCTGCAAAACCGTCATTGGTTTTGGCGCACCCAATGTCTGCGGCACCGAGCATTGTCACGGCTCACCCCTGGGTGACGCTGAGATCGCTGCTACGCGGAAGAATCTGGACTGGCCGCACGCACCTTTCGAGATCCCGGAGCAGATCAAAACGGGCTGGGATGCCCGGGAACGCGGCATGGAGCTGGAGAAAGCATGGAGCGCAAAATTCCGGGAATACTCCGCCGCCTACCCGGAGTTGGCCGCTGAGTTCACCAGGAGAATGGCCGGGGAGTTGCCTGACGGATTCATGCAGACCACTCAGGAGTTTGTAAGGACGACCGCCGCGGCTGGAGAGAAGCTGGCCACGCGCAAGGCCTCTCAAAAGGCCATCGAGTATTTTACGCCCGTCCTGCCCGAGCTCCTGGGCGGTTCCGCCGACCTGGCGGCCTCCAACCTGACGAAATGGTCCGGTGCGAAGCCCCTGGCCAAAACCGTATGGAACGGCGACTACGTCTACTACGGGGTGCGCGAATTCGGCATGGCCGCGATCATGAACGGGATTGCCGCGCATGGCGGGTTCATCCCGTTCGGCGGCACGTTCCTGGTCTTTTCCGACTATTCCCGCAACGCCCTGCGCATGGCGGCGATGATGGAGCTGCGCACCATCCATGTCTTGACCCACGATTCCATCGGAGTCGGCGAGGATGGTCCGACGCATCAGCCCATCGAGCACACGGCCTCGTTGCGTCTGATCCCGAACCTGCGCGTCTGGCGGCCCTGCGATGCCGTGGAGACCTCTTCGGCCTGGGCCGAGGCCTTGCAGCGCCATGACGGGCCGACGGCCTTGATTCTTTCCCGGCAGAACCTGACCCATCAGGAACGCGATGAACAAGCCATGGCAAACATCCGGCGCGGCGGGTACGTACTGAAGGACTGCGAGGGGCTTCCCGAGGCGATCATCATGGCTTCCGGTTCGGAAGTGGACGTGGCGGTCGAGGCGGCCAAATTGTTGTCCGCCAAGGGCCTGAAAGTCCGCGTCGTTTCCATGCCCTGCATCGAGCTTTTCGACGCTCAGGACCAGGAATATCAACAATCGGTTCTGCCCCGGGATGTCGGCGTCCGTTTGGCCGTGGAGGCCGGCGTGCCAGAGTCCTGGCGTCATCTGGTGGGACAGGACGGAGATGTGCTGGGGATGCGGCGCTTTGGCGAATCCGCTCCCGGAAACCAGCTGTTCGCGCACTTCAACTTCACTCCCGAGGCCGCTGCACAGCGCCTTGAGCAGCTCCTGGAGCGTTAG